The genomic region CACCGAGGGCCTCTAACAGCACCGCATCGCGATCGAGGGCCGCCAGGGATTCTGTCAGGGAAGATGGCAGTCGGGCAATGCCGCGATCGCCCCGCTCCTGCTCGGACAGCGTTCCCGGATCGCACTGCACCGGCTCGGGCAGCGAATAGCCCTGGGCCATACCGTCGAGCCCGGCGGCGATCGCACCCCCCAGCGCCAAATAGGGATTTGCCGCCCCATCCACCGTCTTCAGCTCCAGATGGGTGGGGCTAGGCGACGAAAAATTGCTGGGCACCCGTAGCGCCGCCTCCCGGTTGTCCATCCCCCACACTGCGTAGGCTCCGCTCCAGCACTGAGGACGCAGCCGTCGGTAAGAGTTAGGGCTGGGGGTAGTGATCGCCATCAGGGCGGGCAGGTGGTGCAAAAGCCCGGCGGTAAAGGACTGGGCTGTTTGGGAGAGGCCACCCAGTCCATCAGGGATCAAATTGCGATCGCCCTGCCACAGGCTCAGGTGCAGATGACAGCCGCTGCCCGCATGGGCCTCAAACAGCTTGGGCACGAAGGAAGCAATCAGGCCGTGCTGGTGGGCGATCGCCTTGACCGTCTCCCGATAGATCACATGCTGATCGGCGGCGGCCAGGGCATCGCTGTAGCGCACCGAGATCTCCTGCTGGCCCGGCCCTGACTCGGGGTAGTACTGTTCTACGGCAAGCCCCTGGGCGCTGAGGGCATCGGCGATCGCCATCACCACCTCCTGATGCCGATCCATCGCCAGGGTAGCCGCAAACGGCGTCGTGTCGGCAGGAACAATGGCATCGCCCTGCCGCTGGAGCAGATAAAACTCCGGCTCAAATGCCGCTTTGACCGTCAACCCGCGATCGATCGCCCGCTGCACCATGCGTCCCAGGAACTGCCTTGAGCACCAGGGCCAGGGCTGGTCGTTTTGCACCATCTGCCCCATCACCCGCGCCTGACCTGGCGCGTAGGGCAATATCTGCAACGTCTCCCAGTCAGGCATGAGCCACACTTCCCCCACAGGCCCCAGCCCGCTGCCGGGAGCCACCGCATCGGCCACCACCGGAATTGCCTGCTGTGCTGCCGACAGGCCCACAGCAGCTGACCCTCCCGCCTCCAGCTGCCGAGATAGCGCGTCCAGGTGAATTGCCTTGCCGCGAATCATATTGCCGTTATCGCACCACACCACCCGCACAAACCGCACCTTGCCCTGCCGCAGTCGGGCCAAAATCGTCGAGCTACTCTCTGGCATAGACCTATCTGGAGTAAAATCCTCGGGCACTCCGACGAGTAGCCCTGGCAACCTAATCATAGTAAGCCGCTCAAAATCCCTGCCCAAGCAGGCCTCATCTACCCATGACGGATGGGATGACCAATGGGCAACTGGCCGAGAAGGAATGGGCTAGTCAGCCAGGCGGCTTAGCCTGACTAGCTCAGCTGCGCCGTGCATTCTAAAATCAGCCGCTGGTTGACCAACGCGTAGGGCTGCACCCCCAACGCTTGACGAAAAGCCTGAATTGCCGCTCCATATTGCCCCAGGGCTGCATGGCACAATCCCAGCCCGTGCAGTGCTCCGAAGTGATACGGCACCAGCTTGATCACCTGCTCGCAGTCCGCCATAGCCTCTCGGTAGCGATGCTGCACAAAATACAGCACCGCTCGCCGGTTCCAGGCCTCAGCAAAATCCGGCAGTTCTGACACCAAGGTTGAGAGCAACCGTTCCGCCGCCTCTAGCCGACCGCTATCGGTCAGCGCCTGGGCGTCTTGCAGGCGTTGATTGCCTACTTCTCCCTTCTGGTAAAACCAGCGCTGCCACAGGGCGGCACTGGCCAACTCGCGCTGATACTCGTCCTCCTGCTTGAGGCTTTGCAGCAGCACTTCCAAGGTCGCGTCATCCATCATGCCGTTGCCTGACTGTTGTGTTGCGCCTTTCATTATCGGACATGCGGTTGAAGTTGGCTGCCCAGGGGCGTTCTAGCTGCTGACTCTGAGGGGCAACGGCATCGCAGGTAACGATAAGTGAACCGATTTTTTTAAATTTGTGAGCTGTTCTAGGCAGATGGGCAGACTACAAATGTGCAAGGAATAAGCCCTACGCACCGAGTCTGTTTCTACCGCTTCTTTGCAGTAGCAGCTAGGTGTATACCAGGAAGTTTTTCTTGCAATTTGATCGAACACATTAATTTTTTAGGGGTTCAAAACCATGGCTGTTGAAAAAGTAAACTCTTCCTCTAGCTTGGCTGAAGTTGTTGACCGCATTCTGGACAAAGGCATTGTTGTTGACGCTTGGGTTCGTGTTTCTCTGGTAGGTATCGAGCTGCTGGCTATCGAAGCCCGCGTTGTGATCGCTTCCGTTGACACCTACCTTAAGTACGCTGAAGCCGTTGGCCTGACTGCTCAGGCTGCTGTGCCTGCCGCCTAAGAGAGCTCTGCTCTTGACGCCTGATGGGGCAGTAAGAACGCTGGTTTAACCTACAGTTTGCTGCCCCATAAATTAGATAAAAGAAATAGCTTGTACAACAACCGAAAACGGCAACGCTGCCGTCGGCAAGCTTTAGAACAGCGCCTCACCGTGGCCCTAAGCCCGCGACTCCAGCTGGGTCTTAGAGTTTGAAAGGTTCTTCTCCCCGCGCCATTTTTCCCTTGCCGCCCAAAAAACTTTTACGTTCTTTATCCTGTTTCATTTGCATTAAGGGAGAGCAGTCCTGTGACAGCACTTTATGACCAGTGGCAAGCCGCGCGACAGCTGCGCCAGAACGAGGTGGTTAACCGGCGCGACCAGGTCTCGGCAGACCTGGAGCGCTGGCAGGCTGACCGGCTGGCCTATGCAGTGCAGTTGCGCCAAGACCTCGACCAGCTGATGGCCGACCTGCGCGCCAACACTACCCTATGGCTGGCTCAAACCACCGCCGATCGCACCGCTCAGATTCTGCCCCGCCACCAGGCCCGCCAGGACTATGTGCAGCAGCTCCAGGCCGAGACTGAGGTGCTGCTGGCCAACTACCAGGCCGATCGCGAAATCAGTGCCGCTGAAGTGCGTCAACAGCTAGAGTACGACTGTCAAATCCTCCAGGCCACCGTCAGCGAACTGCGCCTGGAGATTGCCCAAGAGCTGCGTCAGGTGCAGCAGCAGGTGGCCAGCATTCAGGCCCAAACGGCGGTAGATCTGGCGGGCTATCGCCAGGAGCAGGCTATGGTGCGAGCCGAACTGCTGCCCCAGCTCACCGCCTACGTCGAAGACCTCCAGGTGCAGGTGCAGGCCACCCTCAAGGATCTGACGGCTGTGCGTCAGCAGGCTGCGGTGGTCAACCAGGAGCAGCGCCAGAGCGATCGCGCCGCCCTCACCGATTCGGTAGACGCCATGTTTGCTGAACTGGCCGATTTTCGCCACCAGCTCCAGGCCCAGCGGGCTCAGATCTCCCACGCGGTTTGGGGTGCTGCTGTTGCAGCCCAGCCGGTCT from Nodosilinea sp. PGN35 harbors:
- the gvpA gene encoding gas vesicle structural protein GvpA, yielding MAVEKVNSSSSLAEVVDRILDKGIVVDAWVRVSLVGIELLAIEARVVIASVDTYLKYAEAVGLTAQAAVPAA
- a CDS encoding tetratricopeptide repeat protein, with the translated sequence MDDATLEVLLQSLKQEDEYQRELASAALWQRWFYQKGEVGNQRLQDAQALTDSGRLEAAERLLSTLVSELPDFAEAWNRRAVLYFVQHRYREAMADCEQVIKLVPYHFGALHGLGLCHAALGQYGAAIQAFRQALGVQPYALVNQRLILECTAQLS
- a CDS encoding glutamine synthetase family protein, producing the protein MPESSSTILARLRQGKVRFVRVVWCDNGNMIRGKAIHLDALSRQLEAGGSAAVGLSAAQQAIPVVADAVAPGSGLGPVGEVWLMPDWETLQILPYAPGQARVMGQMVQNDQPWPWCSRQFLGRMVQRAIDRGLTVKAAFEPEFYLLQRQGDAIVPADTTPFAATLAMDRHQEVVMAIADALSAQGLAVEQYYPESGPGQQEISVRYSDALAAADQHVIYRETVKAIAHQHGLIASFVPKLFEAHAGSGCHLHLSLWQGDRNLIPDGLGGLSQTAQSFTAGLLHHLPALMAITTPSPNSYRRLRPQCWSGAYAVWGMDNREAALRVPSNFSSPSPTHLELKTVDGAANPYLALGGAIAAGLDGMAQGYSLPEPVQCDPGTLSEQERGDRGIARLPSSLTESLAALDRDAVLLEALGEPLAKTYRAVRQAELAAMDGMTLAAEVELLLERY